One part of the uncultured Bacteroides sp. genome encodes these proteins:
- a CDS encoding bifunctional alpha,alpha-trehalose-phosphate synthase (UDP-forming)/trehalose-phosphatase, whose translation MKLYIISNRLPLRATRTESGDFEFCHSEGGLATGLGSLTMDVEKHWIGWPGIYTESDEEKEKIIRYLQPYNFHPVFLSQEQIQNFYEGYSNSTLWPLCHYFFSYIEYENKYWESYKHVNELFCQSAVPLLEPGDIIWVQDYHLMLLPQLLRNSTNEVSIGYFHHIPFPSYELFRVLPERADILNGLLGADLIGFHTHDYMRHFVSAAERVLDLRFKLDNVLLDSRIAYADAFPMGINYSLYHNAILNPSVQQKAFELKKDYGTHKLILSVDRLDYSKGILHRLRGFALFLERHPEYKEKVSMAMIIVPSRDKVDRYAGLKTKIDESIGAINGKYSTINWTPVYYFYHSFAFEELVAMYNIADIALVTPLRDGMNLVTKEYIAAKRDTPGVLILSEMAGASIELREAIIVNPNDVGEIERAILKALEMPVDEQLRKLRMMQEDISKQTVDKWANDFVHEIKRIKLQNEALNRKRIEDSIFKQIQGKYKEAPSRLLILDYDGTLCKFCNNPEDAVPTPELMEVLSNLCDDKKNKVVISSGRDHHTLDRWFSHLPVDLAAEHGAFYKEKGIWNENIQTNHWDEEIISILQSFIDKTPHSRLEQKETALVWHYRNVDAWLASLREQQLINALITPCARQNLQIMQGDKIVEIKSPLYTKGSEARRILQNDHFGFILAMGDDVTDEDTFRELPADAYTIKIGNISEIARYSLLSQSEVLPFLKRLAEK comes from the coding sequence ATGAAGCTTTATATTATATCCAACAGACTTCCACTGAGAGCAACCAGAACAGAATCGGGCGATTTTGAATTCTGTCATAGTGAAGGCGGACTGGCCACAGGGCTGGGATCGCTAACTATGGATGTGGAAAAGCATTGGATAGGGTGGCCCGGAATTTATACAGAATCAGATGAGGAAAAGGAAAAGATAATAAGATATCTTCAACCATATAATTTCCATCCTGTATTTCTGTCTCAGGAGCAGATACAAAACTTTTATGAAGGATACAGTAACAGTACCCTTTGGCCTCTGTGCCATTACTTTTTTTCTTATATTGAGTATGAAAACAAGTACTGGGAATCTTATAAACATGTTAATGAACTTTTTTGCCAAAGTGCAGTACCACTTCTTGAACCGGGAGATATTATCTGGGTGCAGGATTACCACTTGATGCTTCTTCCTCAGCTACTTCGAAATTCCACGAATGAGGTCAGCATTGGTTACTTTCATCATATACCGTTCCCGTCTTATGAACTGTTTCGCGTACTTCCGGAAAGGGCTGATATTCTGAACGGACTATTGGGAGCCGATTTGATAGGTTTTCATACTCACGATTATATGCGGCATTTTGTGAGTGCTGCGGAGCGTGTTCTGGATTTACGGTTTAAGCTCGATAACGTATTGCTCGATAGCCGGATTGCTTATGCCGATGCATTTCCCATGGGGATAAATTATTCTTTGTATCATAATGCTATTCTTAATCCTTCTGTTCAGCAAAAGGCTTTTGAACTTAAGAAGGACTATGGAACTCATAAGTTAATTCTTTCTGTAGACAGGTTAGATTACAGTAAAGGAATACTTCATCGCTTGAGAGGCTTTGCTCTTTTTCTGGAAAGACACCCGGAATATAAAGAGAAGGTATCAATGGCTATGATTATTGTTCCTTCAAGAGATAAAGTGGACAGGTATGCCGGTTTGAAAACAAAGATAGACGAATCGATAGGTGCCATCAATGGAAAGTATTCCACAATTAACTGGACTCCGGTTTATTATTTCTATCATAGCTTTGCTTTCGAAGAACTGGTTGCTATGTATAATATTGCGGATATAGCTTTGGTTACTCCGCTCAGAGACGGGATGAATCTGGTTACAAAAGAATATATTGCAGCCAAAAGAGATACTCCAGGAGTATTGATTTTGAGTGAAATGGCTGGTGCATCAATAGAATTGAGAGAAGCAATCATAGTGAATCCCAATGATGTGGGCGAGATAGAAAGGGCTATCTTAAAGGCTTTGGAAATGCCTGTCGACGAACAACTGCGGAAACTACGGATGATGCAGGAAGATATATCAAAGCAAACGGTAGATAAATGGGCAAACGATTTTGTTCACGAAATAAAAAGAATCAAATTGCAGAACGAAGCTTTGAATAGAAAAAGAATAGAGGATAGCATTTTTAAGCAGATTCAAGGAAAGTATAAAGAGGCACCAAGCAGACTTCTGATTCTGGATTATGACGGAACGCTTTGTAAATTCTGCAATAATCCAGAAGATGCTGTTCCTACGCCTGAATTAATGGAAGTTCTTTCAAACCTTTGCGATGATAAAAAGAACAAAGTAGTTATTAGCAGTGGAAGAGATCATCATACTTTGGATCGTTGGTTTAGTCATTTACCAGTTGATCTGGCTGCCGAGCATGGTGCGTTCTACAAAGAAAAGGGTATCTGGAATGAAAATATTCAGACTAATCACTGGGATGAGGAAATTATTTCTATTCTACAATCATTCATTGATAAAACACCACACTCTAGATTAGAACAAAAAGAGACTGCCTTAGTATGGCATTACCGGAATGTAGATGCATGGTTGGCTTCCTTGCGTGAACAGCAGCTGATTAATGCATTGATAACTCCTTGTGCAAGACAAAATCTTCAGATTATGCAGGGGGACAAAATTGTTGAAATTAAATCACCTCTCTATACAAAAGGTTCAGAAGCTCGCAGAATATTGCAAAACGACCACTTTGGCTTTATTCTTGCCATGGGAGACGATGTGACAGATGAAGATACTTTCCGCGAACTTCCCGCTGATGCTTACACTATAAAAATAGGAAATATTTCCGAAATTGCTCGTTACAGCTTGTTATCACAATCGGAAGTACTTCCCTTTTTAAAACGATTGGCTGAAAAGTAA
- a CDS encoding OmpA family protein, with amino-acid sequence MKKIKLLSVLLSFSLVFGGCGMSNTAKGGLIGAGSGAALGAIIGQIAGHSGKSTAIGAAIGTAVGAGAGVIIGKKMDKAAAEAAAIEQAKVEKITDANGLTAVKVTFDGGILFATNSSVLNSTSKAALTKLANVLSEDRTMDIAVYGHTDNTGSLAVNQKLSSERAGSVATFLRNSGVATTQFKYVLGKDYQEPIASNETVEGRAQNRRVEVYMYASEQMIKEASK; translated from the coding sequence ATGAAAAAGATTAAGTTATTATCAGTTTTATTAAGCTTCTCTTTGGTATTTGGAGGATGCGGAATGTCTAATACAGCAAAAGGTGGTTTAATTGGCGCTGGTTCAGGTGCAGCTCTAGGTGCTATTATTGGCCAAATTGCAGGACATAGTGGCAAGAGTACAGCAATTGGTGCAGCTATAGGAACTGCTGTTGGTGCTGGTGCTGGTGTTATCATCGGTAAAAAGATGGATAAAGCCGCTGCAGAAGCTGCTGCTATTGAACAGGCAAAAGTAGAAAAAATAACAGATGCTAATGGTCTTACTGCCGTAAAGGTTACTTTTGACGGAGGTATCTTATTCGCAACTAATTCAAGTGTATTAAATTCTACATCTAAAGCAGCTTTAACTAAATTAGCAAACGTTCTTTCTGAAGACAGAACAATGGACATCGCTGTTTATGGACATACAGACAATACTGGTTCATTAGCAGTAAACCAAAAATTATCTTCAGAACGTGCCGGTTCTGTTGCAACATTCCTAAGAAACAGCGGAGTTGCTACTACTCAGTTTAAATATGTACTTGGTAAAGACTATCAAGAACCAATTGCAAGCAATGAAACTGTTGAAGGTAGAGCACAAAACCGTCGTGTAGAAGTTTACATGTATGCAAGTGAACAAATGATTAAAGAAGCAAGCAAATAA
- a CDS encoding sulfite exporter TauE/SafE family protein: protein MSILTFTLILLLGAYLAGLAGSLTGLGGGVVIIPLLTLGFNIDIRYAIGSALVASIATSSGSASAYVKEGITNMRLGMFLEIATTIGAVIGATIAIYMPTNIIAIIFGTVLIFSAVMTIRKKHDHNNVIGSVAARKLKLNGSYPTADGQVHYQLTNVFGGFSIMSLAGMLSGLLGIGSGALKVLAMDAAMRVPFKVSTTTSNFMIGVTAAASAVVYLQRGYIDPGIAFPVIIGVLGGATTGAKLLPRMNVKVLRIIFSVAISIVALNMMYNGFNNRF, encoded by the coding sequence ATGTCAATTCTTACATTTACATTAATTCTTCTTCTGGGAGCATATCTGGCCGGGTTGGCTGGTTCGCTTACCGGATTGGGCGGGGGAGTGGTTATTATTCCGCTCCTAACATTAGGCTTTAATATAGATATTCGTTATGCCATTGGTTCTGCTTTGGTTGCTTCTATTGCTACTTCTTCAGGATCGGCTAGCGCTTACGTAAAAGAAGGAATAACCAATATGCGCCTGGGTATGTTTCTCGAAATAGCAACAACTATTGGTGCTGTTATTGGGGCTACTATCGCAATTTATATGCCTACAAACATAATTGCTATAATCTTTGGTACGGTACTGATATTCTCGGCTGTAATGACAATAAGAAAGAAGCATGATCATAATAATGTTATAGGAAGTGTTGCTGCCAGAAAATTAAAGCTGAATGGTTCTTATCCTACAGCTGATGGGCAGGTTCATTATCAGTTGACCAATGTATTCGGAGGTTTTTCAATAATGTCTCTTGCCGGAATGCTTTCAGGACTGCTGGGCATCGGATCCGGAGCTTTAAAAGTTCTGGCTATGGATGCTGCTATGCGGGTTCCTTTTAAGGTAAGTACCACAACCAGTAACTTTATGATTGGAGTAACTGCAGCAGCGAGTGCGGTTGTTTATTTACAAAGAGGTTATATTGATCCGGGCATTGCCTTTCCTGTTATTATTGGAGTATTGGGCGGAGCAACTACCGGTGCGAAGCTTCTTCCAAGAATGAATGTTAAAGTTTTGAGAATTATATTTAGTGTTGCAATATCAATTGTTGCTCTTAACATGATGTATAACGGTTTTAATAACAGGTTCTAA
- a CDS encoding MATE family efflux transporter produces MQGIKHLTEGPIFKQLFNLAMPIMATSFIQMAYSLINAAWVGRIGSEAVAAIGTVGILAWMATSISLLNKVGSEVSVGQAIGAKDEVKARTFASHNLTIALIISILLGTFLFIFAHPIINVYELNSSISAKAVIYLRIIASAIPFMFLSTAFTGIYNAAGRSKVPFYISGTGLIINIVLDPIFIFVCEWGTTGAAIATWISQAAVLGLFLYKLKGKKDILGGFRIITKLQKSYTLRILKLGLPAATLNTLFAFVNMYICRLASEQGGHIGLMTMTLGGQIEAITWNTSQGFSSALSAFISQNYAAGKQGRVLQAYKATLWITSVLGSFCTFLFIFYGQEVFSLFVPEEKAILAGGVFLFIDGYSQLFMMLEITTQGLFYGTGRTLPPAIISITFNCLRIPLAIILTNLGMGVEGIWWAISITSIAKGLFAYLWFAIIKKRVLNIPSIAIQ; encoded by the coding sequence ATGCAAGGAATAAAACACCTCACAGAAGGACCTATCTTTAAACAGCTATTCAATCTGGCCATGCCAATAATGGCAACCTCTTTCATACAAATGGCTTATAGTCTTATCAATGCGGCATGGGTAGGAAGAATAGGAAGCGAAGCTGTTGCGGCAATTGGAACTGTAGGTATCCTTGCCTGGATGGCTACATCTATTTCATTATTGAATAAAGTTGGTTCCGAAGTAAGTGTGGGACAAGCTATCGGTGCTAAAGATGAAGTTAAAGCCAGAACTTTTGCATCTCATAATCTTACTATAGCACTTATTATATCCATATTATTGGGAACATTTCTTTTCATATTTGCTCACCCCATCATTAACGTTTATGAATTAAATAGCAGTATATCAGCAAAAGCAGTTATTTATCTAAGAATTATAGCTTCTGCCATACCGTTTATGTTTTTATCAACGGCTTTTACCGGTATTTACAATGCGGCAGGAAGAAGCAAAGTTCCTTTTTATATAAGTGGCACCGGATTAATAATCAATATAGTTCTTGACCCCATATTTATTTTTGTATGTGAATGGGGAACCACCGGGGCAGCAATTGCCACATGGATTTCGCAGGCTGCTGTTTTGGGGTTGTTTCTTTATAAATTAAAAGGGAAAAAAGATATATTAGGCGGCTTCAGGATTATTACGAAACTACAGAAAAGTTATACTTTACGTATTTTAAAATTAGGGCTTCCTGCTGCAACACTTAACACTTTGTTTGCCTTTGTAAATATGTATATCTGTAGATTAGCTTCCGAACAAGGCGGACACATTGGTTTAATGACAATGACACTTGGAGGACAAATCGAAGCAATTACCTGGAATACATCACAAGGATTTTCGAGTGCGCTCAGCGCGTTTATCTCTCAAAATTATGCAGCAGGAAAACAAGGCCGAGTATTACAGGCATATAAAGCAACTTTATGGATAACATCTGTTCTTGGCTCTTTCTGCACATTCCTATTTATATTCTACGGACAGGAAGTCTTCTCATTATTTGTTCCCGAGGAAAAGGCAATACTGGCAGGCGGAGTTTTCTTATTCATAGACGGATACTCACAATTGTTTATGATGTTGGAAATTACGACTCAGGGACTATTCTATGGAACAGGCAGAACATTACCTCCGGCTATAATAAGTATTACTTTTAATTGTTTACGAATTCCATTAGCTATTATACTTACAAATCTAGGAATGGGAGTTGAAGGCATTTGGTGGGCAATTAGTATCACAAGCATTGCAAAAGGTCTTTTTGCGTATCTTTGGTTTGCAATAATTAAGAAACGAGTATTAAATATTCCTTCAATCGCAATTCAATAA
- a CDS encoding DUF1634 domain-containing protein: MFKKDISGKILGDRDLQKIIGTLLRFGVVTASIIALIGGIIYLSVHGMEMRPVYSSFHGEPSAYTSFAGIMDKVFSLDARGIMQLGAVVLILTPILRVVCSLFSFAIEGDRMYVVITLVVLSVILFSMFSGVKL; this comes from the coding sequence ATGTTTAAAAAAGATATATCAGGCAAAATATTAGGAGATCGTGATCTTCAGAAAATTATTGGAACATTACTTCGTTTCGGAGTGGTTACAGCAAGTATCATAGCTCTGATAGGAGGAATAATTTATCTATCGGTCCATGGAATGGAGATGAGACCGGTTTATAGCAGCTTCCATGGTGAACCTTCGGCATATACTAGCTTTGCCGGGATTATGGATAAAGTTTTTTCACTGGATGCACGTGGTATAATGCAGTTAGGAGCCGTAGTTTTGATTCTGACACCAATATTGCGCGTAGTTTGTTCTCTCTTTTCCTTTGCAATAGAGGGAGACAGAATGTATGTCGTGATTACTCTAGTTGTATTATCGGTTATATTATTCAGTATGTTCTCCGGAGTAAAATTATAG
- the mtgA gene encoding monofunctional biosynthetic peptidoglycan transglycosylase, giving the protein MVKKKVLHILRNLIIAFFGSTILVTLIYRFVPVYVTPLMIIRCMEQMKDGEEIKLKHTWVPFEKISKHLPMAVISSEDNKFATHNGFDFEAIQLAIEESQEGKRNRGASTISQQTAKNVFLWPESSWLRKGFEVYFTVLIETLWPKQRIMEVYLNSIEMGKGIYGAEATARYKFHTTAKKLSRGQCALIAATLPNPIKFDSANPSRYILRRQAKILRVMQLIPKFPPAKKG; this is encoded by the coding sequence ATGGTAAAAAAGAAAGTCCTCCATATCCTTAGGAATCTTATTATTGCATTCTTTGGATCAACAATTTTAGTTACGTTAATCTACCGTTTTGTTCCTGTATATGTTACTCCATTAATGATAATCAGGTGCATGGAACAGATGAAAGATGGTGAAGAAATTAAACTAAAACATACATGGGTCCCCTTTGAAAAGATTTCAAAGCATCTGCCAATGGCAGTTATCTCATCTGAAGATAACAAGTTTGCCACTCACAACGGATTTGATTTTGAAGCAATTCAACTCGCCATAGAAGAGAGTCAGGAAGGAAAAAGAAACAGAGGAGCAAGTACTATCAGCCAGCAAACAGCCAAAAATGTTTTTCTATGGCCAGAATCTTCATGGTTGAGAAAAGGTTTTGAGGTTTATTTCACAGTTCTTATTGAAACTCTATGGCCTAAACAACGCATTATGGAAGTATACTTAAACTCCATAGAGATGGGAAAAGGTATTTATGGAGCAGAAGCAACTGCCAGATACAAATTCCATACCACAGCAAAGAAACTTAGCAGAGGACAATGCGCCTTAATCGCAGCAACTTTACCTAACCCTATAAAATTCGATTCAGCTAATCCATCCAGGTATATTCTCAGACGTCAAGCCAAAATATTGAGGGTTATGCAATTAATACCTAAATTTCCTCCTGCTAAAAAAGGATAA
- a CDS encoding lysylphosphatidylglycerol synthase transmembrane domain-containing protein yields the protein MGSNLKLFKTSYILIPVIIGLSVVGWLFYDEMDISAFSSITFSGRMIFFISLAFILMLGRDLGLMWRYRFMSEKELTWKQAFDVNILCEFTSAVTPLSIGGSSLVVVFLNKEGLSAGRSAAIMISCLFLDELFLILACTFFFFLIPLKELFGDSTTLTTSVQTLFILTNGLIAFWTFLLFMALFKRPYWVKKILFKIFSLSLLRSKRNAILRFSYSLENCSYQFSRKTFSFWLKSFGVTALSWTCRYLVVNALLMAFTPLGNHLIAFARQLLLWILMAVSPTPGGSGLGEYMFKEYYSEFFTVSGVAVIVAFIWRIITYYFYLALGVCIIPQWVKKLR from the coding sequence ATGGGAAGCAATCTGAAGCTTTTTAAAACAAGTTATATTCTGATTCCGGTTATTATCGGATTATCAGTAGTTGGTTGGTTGTTTTATGATGAAATGGATATTTCTGCTTTTTCGTCTATAACCTTCAGCGGACGGATGATCTTTTTTATATCACTGGCTTTTATTTTAATGCTGGGCCGTGATTTGGGATTGATGTGGCGCTACCGTTTCATGTCAGAGAAAGAACTTACCTGGAAGCAGGCTTTTGATGTGAATATACTTTGTGAGTTTACATCTGCAGTAACTCCGTTGTCGATAGGAGGAAGTAGTCTGGTAGTAGTGTTCCTAAATAAAGAAGGACTCAGTGCTGGAAGAAGTGCAGCTATTATGATCTCTTGTCTCTTTCTCGATGAATTGTTTTTGATACTTGCCTGTACCTTCTTTTTCTTTCTTATTCCACTAAAGGAATTGTTTGGCGACTCCACTACACTTACAACAAGTGTACAGACATTGTTCATTTTAACCAACGGACTTATTGCATTTTGGACATTTCTTCTCTTTATGGCTCTTTTTAAACGTCCTTATTGGGTTAAGAAAATTCTGTTTAAAATTTTTAGTCTGTCACTTTTGCGTTCCAAAAGAAATGCGATACTCCGGTTTTCTTATAGTCTGGAGAACTGTTCATACCAGTTTAGTAGAAAAACATTCTCTTTTTGGCTTAAGTCATTTGGTGTTACAGCTCTATCGTGGACTTGTCGCTATCTGGTTGTTAATGCACTGCTTATGGCTTTTACCCCGTTGGGAAATCATCTCATTGCTTTTGCCCGCCAATTGCTTCTGTGGATTCTTATGGCGGTTAGTCCCACTCCAGGAGGAAGTGGACTAGGCGAATATATGTTTAAAGAATATTATTCCGAGTTCTTCACGGTTTCGGGAGTTGCTGTAATAGTGGCGTTTATTTGGCGGATAATTACTTATTATTTTTATCTGGCGCTTGGCGTGTGCATCATTCCTCAGTGGGTGAAGAAACTCCGTTGA
- a CDS encoding glycoside hydrolase family 15 protein translates to MEHLNYGAIGNCRTAALISDKGSIDWFCIPEFDSPSIFAKILDKDKGGCLSFIVDDKYRTSQKYIEHTNILSTTFESDEGGFEVIDFMPRYNISELKGYFMPPEIHRIIRYKYGRPRFRVNYAPRMDYAQAEVYHVTGPKYLKTYSKLSNRDTIYFYSSLDFNKIINKAELEITHDEYIVISYNQKLIKINLDRVEIEYERTKVYWLNWSNRSKKYMKYNKEIERSILVLKLMTYNRSGAVLAALTTSIPESIGDVRNWDYRFCWLRDASMSIETLIKTGHQGTAQRFISFILNIVRSKQETLQIMYSIRGDRELKEEELSHLSGFKNSRPVRIGNAAYTQKQNDSFGYLMDVLYKYYRYSLGTLDEVESMFAVVKNVVKTVTEDWRKPDKGIWEIRGEEKHFVFSKIMCWVAIDRAAKIACFLHNDSYSKRWRETAEIIKEDVLENGWNEEIQSFSQSYGSTDLDASLLLMEAYGFISEDDPKYIKTVDAIYQSLNYKGLMYRYNNKDDFGKPTSAFTICTFWMIRALFVTGKEEEALNMFNELISYANHLGLFSEDLDFETKDQLGNFPQAYSHLALIDTALLFSKEIEGPKFVKP, encoded by the coding sequence ATGGAACATCTCAATTATGGAGCTATTGGCAACTGCAGAACAGCAGCATTAATTTCCGATAAGGGAAGTATTGACTGGTTTTGTATTCCCGAATTTGATTCACCTTCTATATTTGCTAAGATCCTGGACAAAGATAAAGGAGGCTGTCTGAGTTTTATTGTTGATGATAAATATAGAACGAGTCAGAAATATATTGAGCATACAAACATTCTGTCTACTACATTCGAATCGGACGAAGGAGGATTTGAGGTTATTGATTTTATGCCGCGTTACAATATCAGTGAATTAAAAGGATATTTTATGCCTCCGGAAATTCACCGGATAATACGTTATAAATACGGGAGACCTCGTTTCAGAGTGAACTATGCTCCTCGAATGGATTATGCTCAGGCAGAAGTGTATCATGTAACGGGACCAAAATATCTTAAAACATATTCTAAACTGAGCAACCGGGATACGATCTATTTTTATTCCAGTTTGGATTTTAACAAAATAATAAATAAAGCAGAATTAGAAATTACGCATGACGAGTATATTGTAATTTCATATAACCAGAAACTGATTAAGATTAATCTTGATAGAGTGGAAATAGAGTACGAACGGACAAAAGTATATTGGCTGAACTGGAGTAACCGCTCTAAGAAATACATGAAATATAATAAAGAGATAGAGCGTAGCATTCTTGTTCTGAAACTGATGACTTATAATCGGTCGGGAGCTGTTCTTGCAGCTCTGACAACCAGTATACCCGAATCTATAGGAGATGTACGAAACTGGGATTATCGTTTCTGTTGGCTTCGCGATGCTTCCATGTCTATTGAAACACTTATAAAAACGGGACATCAGGGCACGGCTCAACGTTTTATATCGTTTATTTTAAACATTGTAAGATCTAAACAAGAAACATTGCAGATAATGTACAGCATTCGTGGAGACCGCGAATTAAAAGAAGAAGAATTGTCACACTTGAGTGGATTTAAAAATTCGCGTCCTGTAAGAATTGGGAATGCTGCTTATACACAAAAGCAGAATGACTCGTTTGGATATCTGATGGATGTTCTTTACAAATACTATCGCTACTCTTTAGGTACTCTGGATGAAGTAGAGAGCATGTTTGCAGTAGTAAAGAATGTAGTAAAAACAGTCACCGAAGACTGGAGAAAGCCGGATAAAGGTATCTGGGAAATACGTGGAGAAGAAAAGCATTTTGTTTTTTCTAAAATAATGTGTTGGGTAGCTATAGACAGAGCAGCAAAGATTGCCTGCTTTCTGCATAACGACAGTTATTCGAAAAGATGGAGGGAGACTGCAGAAATCATAAAGGAAGATGTTCTTGAGAATGGATGGAATGAAGAAATTCAGAGCTTTTCTCAATCATACGGCAGCACTGATCTGGATGCTTCTCTGCTATTAATGGAGGCATACGGATTTATAAGTGAAGATGACCCTAAATACATAAAGACAGTTGATGCTATTTATCAAAGTTTAAATTACAAAGGATTGATGTATCGCTATAATAATAAGGATGACTTTGGTAAACCAACTTCTGCTTTTACCATTTGCACATTCTGGATGATTCGCGCTTTGTTTGTAACAGGAAAAGAAGAAGAAGCATTGAATATGTTTAATGAGTTAATAAGCTATGCCAATCATTTAGGACTATTTAGCGAAGACCTGGATTTCGAAACCAAAGACCAGCTGGGCAATTTCCCGCAAGCTTATTCACATCTTGCATTGATTGATACTGCGCTTCTTTTTAGCAAAGAGATTGAAGGACCAAAATTCGTAAAACCGTAG
- a CDS encoding glycosyltransferase — translation MIGLFNDCFPPIMDGVSLTIQNYAYWLNKKTKDVCVVTPKLPNVKDNEEYPIYRYSSLPIPMRKPYRLGFPRIDWPFHEKISSLSFELVHAHCPFSSGSLAMRIAKAQNIPIVATFHSKYKADFERAIPHKRIVDYLIKDIIRFYESADEVWIPQASVEETLREYGYKGKVEVVDNGNDYSGNNSAYVLREHAREELGVNSWEFMFLFVGQHIYEKNLVFLLESLAQLRDISFKMFFIGSGYAAEELKQLAEKLNLSSKVFFLGTIIDREILRNYYAAADLFLFPSLYDNAPLVVREAAALHTPSLLIKDSTSAEIITDSVNGFLSYNTTADYAQKIRELVQSPLLMRMVGDKASQTIARSWEEVVDEVYDRYVSLIRRTSGIQNTFLWEAI, via the coding sequence ATGATAGGTCTTTTTAATGATTGTTTTCCTCCTATAATGGATGGAGTTTCCCTGACTATACAGAATTATGCATATTGGCTTAATAAAAAAACGAAGGATGTTTGCGTAGTAACTCCTAAATTACCTAATGTAAAAGATAATGAGGAATACCCGATATATCGTTATTCTTCTCTTCCTATCCCTATGCGAAAACCTTACCGACTAGGGTTTCCACGGATCGACTGGCCTTTTCACGAAAAAATAAGTAGTTTATCATTTGAATTAGTTCATGCACATTGCCCGTTCTCTTCAGGATCGTTGGCAATGCGGATAGCAAAGGCACAGAACATTCCTATTGTAGCTACTTTTCATTCCAAATATAAAGCCGATTTTGAACGCGCTATTCCTCATAAGCGGATTGTAGATTATCTTATAAAAGACATTATTCGTTTTTATGAGTCGGCTGATGAGGTTTGGATTCCTCAGGCTTCAGTGGAAGAAACGCTCCGGGAATACGGATACAAAGGTAAGGTAGAGGTTGTAGATAACGGGAATGACTATTCAGGTAATAATTCTGCCTATGTTTTGAGGGAACATGCGCGGGAAGAACTTGGAGTGAATAGTTGGGAGTTTATGTTTCTTTTTGTAGGACAGCACATTTATGAAAAGAATCTGGTATTTCTTCTGGAATCATTGGCACAGTTAAGGGATATTTCCTTTAAGATGTTCTTCATTGGCTCTGGTTATGCAGCAGAAGAACTGAAACAATTAGCTGAAAAATTAAATCTATCCTCGAAAGTCTTTTTCCTGGGAACGATTATCGATAGAGAGATATTGAGGAATTATTATGCGGCGGCCGATTTGTTTTTGTTTCCTTCACTATATGATAATGCTCCATTAGTGGTTCGTGAAGCTGCTGCATTACATACACCTTCTCTTTTGATAAAAGATTCTACTTCGGCCGAAATAATCACAGATTCTGTTAATGGCTTTTTATCCTATAATACAACTGCTGATTATGCACAAAAAATCCGTGAATTAGTTCAATCTCCTCTTTTAATGCGGATGGTGGGCGATAAAGCTTCTCAAACGATTGCCCGCTCGTGGGAAGAAGTTGTTGATGAAGTGTATGACAGATATGTGAGTTTGATAAGAAGAACATCGGGAATTCAGAATACCTTTCTATGGGAAGCAATCTGA